A stretch of the uncultured Trichococcus sp. genome encodes the following:
- a CDS encoding prepilin peptidase, with protein MTIIAYLSIFYFGTIFGSFFTVLGTRIPIKENFTTTRSHCVHCQHTLQPKDLFPIFSYIYCRGKCAYCATKIDALYFTSEIISGFVACLLYYFYATDLRQLFALAFMFSLLLVISIADYLYLLIPDRFQFLLFLGVVFRQATLPAVDWAAAFISFLVIFSLLFLTGLALPDGIGGGDVKLLSILSIAYGLKPTLFIILSASFSAGSYFLHSSLTKDLSLQRRLPFGPFLAASAVVVHFAQVLLIC; from the coding sequence TTGACCATCATCGCTTACCTATCCATCTTTTATTTCGGAACCATTTTCGGATCTTTCTTCACTGTACTCGGAACACGCATCCCCATCAAAGAAAATTTCACCACCACACGTTCCCACTGCGTCCATTGCCAACATACGCTACAGCCCAAAGATCTTTTTCCGATTTTTTCTTATATATATTGTCGCGGGAAATGCGCGTACTGCGCAACAAAAATAGACGCGCTGTACTTCACTTCGGAAATAATCTCTGGTTTCGTGGCATGCCTTCTCTATTATTTCTACGCGACGGATCTGCGGCAGTTGTTTGCTCTCGCCTTTATGTTCTCACTGTTACTGGTCATATCAATTGCCGATTATCTCTATCTGTTGATTCCGGATCGCTTTCAATTCTTGCTGTTTCTTGGTGTTGTGTTTCGCCAAGCAACTCTTCCTGCTGTGGACTGGGCGGCAGCCTTCATCAGTTTTTTGGTGATCTTTTCTTTACTGTTCTTAACCGGACTCGCTCTTCCCGACGGAATCGGGGGCGGCGATGTCAAACTGCTTTCGATCCTGAGCATCGCTTACGGGTTGAAGCCCACTTTGTTCATCATCCTGTCAGCTAGTTTCTCCGCAGGTTCGTATTTTTTGCACAGCAGTCTGACAAAAGACCTCTCCTTGCAGCGCAGATTGCCGTTCGGTCCCTTTCTCGCCGCTTCTGCCGTTGTAGTGCATTTTGCACAAGTGTTATTGATCTGTTGA